The genomic interval GGTAGCTATCACTGtacagaagcagaaaagcagttATACTAATAAGGGAACAAAAACCTCCTTTCAGAATAATAGTGCAAATCAAAAACAgagtaaataaatttatttttgcctattttcatcttcctttttttctctccttaactGTGTATGTTAGAGAGACTTTATCATTCATATTTCGTTGACATGCAAAATGTGCGAATTAGGGGCATGATGGACAGGCAAAGGGCAGCTGCCAAAGCCAGGAGGCAAAAAAGTTTCTAAAAGCTGCTAATTTCATAGATCCTTACtgttgcattttgtttgtttgcttgttttcatctAGTACATAGTAGGCTCTGGTAAGAATCCCCCAAGCTGATATTTTTATGATTAGAAAATCTCTATATGTTATTTATGTCAGAACCAATAGAACAGtttatgtgaaaaaaatgtgTTGCAGCAATCAATTCAGATAGACCAATTTGTATGCAACTGAAACTGATCAGGCCTGTAAAAATGATCGCCAAGTCTCCTGAGCCTTATAGAAATATGTtcaataaagacatttttaataaaaaaagaaataaaatatgtaacTTCAGATTCAATACATAGCTTCAGATTCAAACGGAAAGCAAACCTATTGAGAAAGAAGTGAGGAAAAGAATTTGCACTTCAATTAAAGCCTGACTGCTTTTATACAGTCGTTGATGCAGTGTGGATGTTTCAGTAAGGAATacgatttatttttaaatcccagACTGTTCATTCAAATCCCATTTGTTCATGAAACTATATCAAGGAAAAGTGCCTAACTCCAGGACAGCTTCTCTTCTCAGACTtaagaaaatgcagtatttctatATCTTGAAGCTTGTATTCCTGTACCTCCACAATAAGATTTTGTTGCTTTCACTAGTTATTTGAAAACCCCGGTGCCTAGCTAAGGTAGTATTTGTAAAAACTGTCAGTCTTTCCATCTGCCCGCTCTCTCTGTCATTTTAGAAATATCTAATCAGAAAAGGGAGATGAGAATAAGACTAGGAAACGTGTTTACTTGCACTCGGCACTTCTTTGACTCATCAGTGCTCAGAGTCAGGCACAGGCCATACTCAGCCTGACACGGATGTGACTGTGCTAAATTTTACTTCTTCTGTGTTAGAAAGGATCTATGAAGACCTTTTCTTGTAACAAAAGAAATTTGAAGGCTGTTAGCTGTCGGTGTGAGAGGTCGAATAGCCAGGTTACAGAACTGGCTGCTGTAAAACCTCTGTACCCCATCTAATGCAGACACCTACACGTGGGGACCCTGCCTCGAGGGAATTATAAATATTAGTTGTGAAATAATTACACCAGCAGGAACAAAACCACAGAAGTGAGACATCGCTGCCACAATCACCAACCCAGACGATGGAGGCAAACAAGAAGTGTTGTTACCAGTCACCATCAGCTGTACCTAGGCTTGCGTATTTGTGGGATCCAGGAAATGAATGACCTTTGGTGTGACATACGCTTAGTCACTAATGCACTAAAAACAGTCATCCAGCCTATTACCACACTACACTACTAAACTATATGCACGTTATAATTCCAAAAACCAAATATTCCTGTGAAACCATTTCCCCCGGCCTTCTCTCTTTCCCTAGATTTTGTCCCTTTCAACTTGGAACTAAAAACTCCAGACAGTAACATGAGAAAAGCAATCATTAGAGATGCATTTAATTAACCTCCAACATTTAGACTCACAGGTACAAGTGTAATCATTTCTGATGTCAAGGTTGCCAGTGACATATGGCAGCACAACTTAGGTCTGTGtggaacagaaagaaatgaatgtCTGAAATGAGTAATCAAGCTCACAGTGAGAAATAGGTGAGGTAGTTTGGAAGATGAGATCAACGAGTTATCTTTTGACATTGCAATATCATTTTCTGTGAGCTATTTCTTTATCTGGGAGAACTAGAACAAATTCAAAAGCTTGACAGTGACCATCAGCAAAGAGGAATATGCCTTTACTAAAGATATTTATTATCCTCTCCTGATACTTAGTGATGTGCTCCATCAGATTCAGGTCCACTAGAAGGTCAAGGAGGCCGAATCTgacaccagcttcacagagacGAGTCTGGAGAAACACCCTCTGATTTCATCTTACAAAAGAAAGAGTTGTTATCACCAACTCTCAAACACCCGTTTCAGTCATGTGTGCATTAACTCATGCCAAAATATTACCAATACACACTTCCTTGTTCTTTTATTTAGATAAACCATAAAAACATCAGATTTTTGTTGATAATTAAAGTTAGTCACACATTTTTCCATGGACTGTGTTCATCGAAAATTGTGCCTCTAAAAACACAAGCCTCTCTTTTTtggcattttaaaggaaaaaacatctAAAAGCTTCATTTTACCAAGGTTGGTTTCTTCATTTTGACCTGCAGGTAAATTGCAGTTTACTGTTTGCATGATGGTAATAAATTTGAACATCAAAATGAAATGCTACAGCATTATCAAAACTGATACCTGATACTTCTCACATAACCTAAAGAAGTATTGTGCCAATGATTTAAAACTGTAAAGTTTTATTGTGATTTGCAACAAGAAGAACCATTGGCACAGTACTACAATATTCTCTCAGGGAATCATTCACATTAATCACAAAggcagataaatatttttcaggaatgaTGTCCATGTGGTTAGCTGACCATAGAAGACATGGAGATAAAAGGCATGCCTAAgctcttttaataaataatttcaaattattaCAAATACTGATATAAAAATTTCATATTCAAAATCCTGGGTTTGAGGGGGGAACAGCAGAAGAAGAGCTGAGACCCAGAAACAAATACTTTATGTTGCATGTTTACTTAATGATAGCGCTGACATTACGATGCAATCATTTGATGTGACAGGGATCATATGCATTCCCAAAAGCAGCCCCTCAGGCTTACAGTCCTTGAGCAGTCATAAAAACAAGATGTCTCTTGGGACATTTCAAAGATAAGGCTAGAGAGAGAAGGGCCATGTGGTTTACAACACTCTTGGATAAATCCAAAGTAACCCTCTCCTCCCATGATGCACCAAGGTCATTCATAAAGTATCTGGTTGTCTTCatgagaaagaataaaagcattGTGCTATTGGaacaaaataggaagaaaatatttgcagttttgcCGCTTTTCTGGAAAATGGTGTTCCCTACGAAATACCTTCCCAAGAAccatctttttaattaaatttggtCTTGGTGTTGCGTTATTTTTTAACACACTGCTCCAACAACCCCTCCCTCATTTCTTCCTCCCCCACCACCTTCTGATCAGCATTAGCAGTGAAATAATGTGTCCAGGAGACACATCATATGCTTGGAAGATCCTGGCTACCTGAAGGCTCTGTGGGTCCCTTTTCGATTTGTTCATTCAAATTAGGAACCCCACAGGAGGCTGCCCTTCTACCTCCAGCCTCTGTCAGAAGGATCACAGACACTTTACCGAAGATTTACACAGCCTTGTCAGTTTGTGCCTTTAAGGCATCTGGTGTTTAGTCACAAAATCAAATGAAGGAGGCCTATTAGGCTTAATTTCTGCCAAGTTTGCTGCAATTAGTAGAGACGTTCTTGGTTCTCAACATCTGTGCAAAGCAAATTCTGGTactgaattttctgttctttttctctcccttgctcaccttctccctaggacgtcctccttctcctttccaccTTCCTGCAGCATGGATAGCCACAGCAGGTGTTGCTGGAGAGCCTCCAGCACTGCGCTACTCCGTGAGTGCTgggggctggcagcagcagcggTACCATCTGGGAGCCCCGGGCATCGCCTTCCCTGTGCTGCTCATTATAGAACAGGGTGCGGTGGAGAGGCCTGAAGCTTTTGATCTGAgatcagaggtggggaaggaagaagactccacttCAGTTCCTCTGCCAGCTGGGGTGGTTAATCTCTACATGCATCCACAGCAGTAAAAATCGGCATTTACATAACATTGTTCACCTTGGAAGATCTCTGCAGGCATGAACTAACTGTGTCCTGGCCAGAGGTGGTGAAGACCCCTGGACCCTCGCCATGTGCCAAGACTCCTCTAGCCATATAGGACTCTCAAAGTTGATATACCAGTGGTCTCAAAGCAAGCCTCTGCACCATTTTTTGTTGCAAATAAAGACAAACCTTGAACTGCTGTTGcttctgctcttttaaaaaaagagatattaagtTCTGGCTTCCTTATTGCTGCTGTACAGTTCCTCAGAGGGCTGGGAAACTTGGGGAGTTGCAACGTCACAAGCATCAAGGAGCAGAATCCTGAGCGACGGGAATACATTTCATGTGAAATGCTGCTCTTCTTAACATCTCTTCAGCACAAATGCCTGTAAAAACACTCAAGGGACAAACTCTCTTTGTGGAAAATGCAATATCACTGCCTTTTTTCTGAAGGCAAGAAAGGATTCCTTTCCAAAATAGGAATAAAAAATACGTGACAATCTGGATAtttctaaaggagaaaaagaaacaaaaagtgatACTATTCCAAaagacacatttaaaatattatattgttTAGAATATGGTATGTATGATAAATTGGTAAATACATGTAGAATTATCTAGCTAGCTAGATAGATCTGCCTGCATATAATATACAGATGTATCAGTATAGATAGAGATATGCAGAGCTATAAAAAGACATGCATTCTAGAAGTGTTAGGGGGCAGTGTGATGCATTGCAGGACACAACTAGAAAAGACAAAACCTGGAATCGAAGCCTGGCTCTTCCACTGACTTTTGGTATCGTCTTGAGTAAAGGACTTCATTTATTTATGTCTATCTCCTCTCTCCTTTGTCTGCTTAAACTGTATCTCTAGGGACTTTCTATCACCATGTGTTTGTACAGAGCACTGCACCATTGGGATATTTAGATGCTGCTACCATAATCCTCAGTGGTTCAACCCAGTTCAGTTTTTGAGGACTGTCTGTAAATCTGGGAATGCAAAAGAGAATAGTACATTCCCGGTAGACCTAACAGTTTCCAGATTGTAAGTCTAACAGTTTCAGTTCCCTCTAATTTACAAAGGACTGTGCTTTGAAATGTCAAATTTCAGATACGTTTAAGTAAAAAACTTATACTTAGGTAAGTTTTAGAAATGAATAGCAAATGTTCATGGCCTTATTGATCACAGAACTTCCCGTTTTACACCTCAGAACTGATTAAGTAAAAACCTTTTTAGAAAGGCCAACATGAAAAGGTTCACATGTTGAAACAGACCAATAAAGATGAGCAGTTCTGCAGCAGAGAAATACACAGTCCTGGCCAGAAGAAATCAAGGATGATTGAAAGAACGGCTATTGAGAAAGTCTTTTCATTATGACGGAAGACTCTTAGGAAGATGATTCAGTAGGATTCCTCACCAGCTATTAGCTAATTAGTATACTAATTCAATTAATGATATAAGCATAACACAGGGAAAGAAGGTAAGCGTTTAAAAGTGTAGCGCGCTCTTGCCAAGGAGGCAGTAGGAAACCCGCCGGGGTCCCCCTTCTCCCCACTTGTTCTAGCGGGCGAGTGAGCTCCAGCCTCGCTTTTTGGTGGAAGAGATCATTTCCACCAGTGTTACTGCTTTGACTGGGTGCAAATGGTGACAGCGCTCATCCCACTACTTCCAGCCCTTCTTCTTAACAAAGAACATCAGAGAAATAGTGCTCCACCAGCTGAGCCAGACCTCCTACTTAAATA from Struthio camelus isolate bStrCam1 chromosome 1, bStrCam1.hap1, whole genome shotgun sequence carries:
- the LOC104147126 gene encoding uncharacterized protein isoform X2, producing MTNQPTEKVLQSTGRPPSPFHLPAAWIATAGVAGEPPALRYSVSAGGWQQQRYHLGAPGIAFPVLLIIEQGAVERPEAFDLRSEVGKEEDSTSVPLPAGVVNLYMHPQQ